Genomic segment of Molothrus aeneus isolate 106 chromosome 3, BPBGC_Maene_1.0, whole genome shotgun sequence:
TGTTAGTTGTTACTGTTGTTAGTTGTAACTATTGTTAGTTTGACTTACTTTCTTGGTTCTTCCCTTTATTCTTATTGCTTCCCACCTACATTTCCCGCAGAGAAACATTCCTGCCTGCCCGTCCGGCTGTGGGTTGCGGCCgcctcctctccttccagctcctgcGGCCAGCGCTGCGTCCTTCCAGACCACCTTGCCTTTCCCCTTGAAGCATCGCTTCCCACGGAACAGCCTGGGAACAGCCCCCTGCTTGCCTCTTTCGTCAGGTCAGGCAGGAACAGCTTCTGGGCCAGCGGCGGAGcactgtaaatataaatataaatataaatattaaaatatagaaatataaatatagaaatataaataccTATGTCAGGCTTCTgctgaaattaggaaaaatattaaagatattaaaacattttatattttaatattaaaaattaaattataaatgttaatattttattattagaaTAGTAAGTATATTTAAAGGGTGTTGGTAACCTCTGCGTGTCAGTTGCCGTGCAGATCAAACCAGCGATAGGCAGTTTTGTATAGTTTAAttcaaattattattcttttctcCCTGCTCACGCAGATCCTAAGAAACGCCgccatgaaaaataaacaaactgtCCGTAAAGCCACAATATGACAAGGGAGCACTTGACCCGCACgctttattttgtaaataaataatccagagggagctggcagccGGCGCTGCGCAGGCACCGGGTGTGCGAGCGGGGGGCACGGGGAAGTGCCCGGCGCCTGCAGCCCCGGCGTGCCGGGCGGAACCGCTCCTCTCTCccaggaagggaggggaaggaagggaaggggctgggaaggaATCGGCCAAGGCCGCCCCATCGATCGCCCCAGGGGCCGGCCCGACCACGCcaccgcccgcccggcccccgcgCTGTGCTCAGGTGTCCGGCGGCGAATCCCGTGCCCGGGCTCCGTCCTGCCGCCCCGCCCGGCGGCGGCGAGGGGCGGGACCGGCGCCGACTCCGCTTTTgctccgctccgcgcccgccACTCCGCTCCGtgcccgccgctgccgccgccatGAGCGCGGATCCCGTCGTCTTCGTGTCGGCCGCCAGGACCGCCGTGGGTGAGAGGAGGCGGCGGGTGGCGGATGctcgcggcggggccgggcgggtgTCCCGGTGCTGAGctctccctctgtgtccccctgccAGGCTCCTTCAACGGCGGGCTGTCGTCGCTCCCCGCGCACGAGCTGGGCGCCGCCGCCATCCGGGAGGTGctgcgccgggccgggctggcccCCGAGGAGGTGTCGGAGGTGATCCTGGGGCAGGTCCTCACCGCAGGTACGGCCCGGCGGGGGGACCGCTCCGCCCGCGCCAGCATCTCTTCGGGGCTGTCCCATGGGAACGGCCCAGGTTCCACCTTCCAGGGCGGAATGCCTTGCCACTGGAAACACGGTTCCTTAACAAAGGACTTGATAGGCATCGTGGCTACTTCTCCACATGCTCTGGGTGACCGAAAGGATGTGGTTTTGGAAAGGATGTTGTGGGAAGTtcggttttttaaaaaatccctgaaGTAGCCAACAGTGTATATGTGAATgtcagtttcttttctttgttacAGCATCCTTCTTACCTTGATCATCTCAGCTGCTGAGTTGAACATCCTAAGTAATGATAACTCTGAGATTTTAAGAGCTAGGCCTGCATTTGTGTTTTATCTGCAGGACTGACCTGCAAGATCTTATGATGCAACTTGTTTGGAgacaaatattttgatttaatgAAAGTGTAACTGGCAGGGAATTGTTTGTTTTGAACTAGCTCCTGCTTATTCCAGGGTAATGTTTAATCAGTAGAATCATAGGCAGCTTTGTATTTTAAACGTGGAGGaaggaaatatatatttttgtttaaagatgATTCAGATTCCTCTGTATTTTCAGTTTACTGAATGATGTGCTCTCGTTGTCCTTTTCTTTGTGTACAAAGAGCTTTGGCCTCGGGAGATGCAGATGAAGACTCTTTTCTTTGAATATAGTGCTCCTATTATCTCCATCAAGATCACAACAAAGACTGGAAGCTTTCAGGTCCATCTGTGCATAGTTGTGCTTTTGGTTTCCATATGAACTTTCAGGGAAAGTTAACTGCTGGTGATGTACAGAAGATGTCAAAAAGAAACTCTTCAGAAAGTAGCAATTTAAATGATTTCTCATCCTACACATACAACAGGCTAGGGCTGATCTGAAGTAGTGTTTCCTCTGACCTGGCATCAAAAGCAGAGCTGTAGATATCAAACTATCAGTAGCAGGTATTTATTGATCAATATAAATGAGAGAGGTTATCTCTTTATAGATTACTGCTGGGCACTTCTCTGCCCACCAGCTAAAAGGAGCAAGCTCTAAATTTTTGTGGAATCGGGGTATTGTGACCAGTGACAAGGTGGATTTGTGTTTTTCAGAACAGACAAAAGCACAATGCTGCCTGTTCCCACAGGTGCTGGCCAGAACCCCGTGCGGCAGGCCAGCGTGGCTGCGGGAATCCCGTACTCCGTGCCCGCCTGGAGCTGCCAGATGATCTGTGGGTCGGGCCTGAAGGCTGTGTGTCTGGCTGCTCAGTCCATACTGATGGGAGACTCCAGTGTCGTGGTCGCAGGGGGCATGGAGAGCATGAGCAAGGTAAAGCAGAGGGTTAGACAAGCGTTGTGCTGAcgtgctgggagcagagagcccCATGGCGAAACCCTGGGTCTGCAGGCTGGCACCGGGAGGCAGAGCGAAAGGGTCGCTGTGCTTGCGAATGAATTTACACGTGCAACAGTAGcacacttcttttaaaaaaagacttcaTTCTGTAGCTACTGAAAAGGTGCCCTACAAACACACCCTAcatttaaaattccatttttatttctatctaCCCCTGTTGTGGTGAATGATTTTTGTTGTTATCTTATTATAGGGGTTCCATGCGATTGTCTCCTTTtcacaaaagtttcatacctttttggtgtttctcatgggcagctcctccaagcactgactctttcttcttcacaaagcagccaattgactccagttcccttctcaaccagccaccccactcttttatagcactcttcttctcattggttacagctgtggcctggtaaagtcaggcctgttcctaatctttgataattggcccagctgcaactccttaggggtaagattactttctacactatctttattttcttatattctatccccctacagaTTTTCCTGTGACATAGCACAATAGACAGGATTTTTGTATTGCAAGAAGCCCAGAGAAGGAATAACTGAAAATGTTATTGTTTGCCAAGAAATTAGGGcttggaaagaaagcaaagcagtttTATTTCGAGGTGTTCATTCCAAGGCTGTATTCAGGAATGGGTCGGAGCTGGTGATCTGATTCCCAAGAAACGGATGGCCTCTtctgccagggctcagctgcctgtgctgaaaGTGGTGTTAACATTCCCTGACAGCAGAGTGCAATGGGGAACTAGCTGGAGCAGGCTAGTAGGATGGGAGAGCTACAGCCATGTGGCCCAGGAATGACAGATTTGGTCTGTGGAGAGGAAACAACACTTGCAGTGTGGTGGTCTGCTACCAGGGGAATGCACAGGCCAAATGGCATGCCAGCTGGCAGGCTCTGGAGGGAtgcagggtttgggatgggtACCTCCAGCCACCAGGCAGGGCTCTGTCTCTGCAATGGTCTGTCTGAATTGTGTATTGGAGATGTAAACATCTCACTCCTTTCAATATATGCTTTTGCAGGCTCCTCACGTCATTCACATGCGAGCTGGGGTCAAAATGGGAGAGGCTTCCTTGCAGGACACCATAATCCTTGATGGCCTTACAGATGCTTTTTATCAGTATCACATGGGCATAACAGGTAAGTGATGACAGTCCATAAAATGAAATGGTCAACTGAAAGAATTCATTGACATGAAAtttcagaaatctgaaattacAAATAACATGTAAGCTGTCCTTATGTTGCAgtcatgaaaaagaaagaaagaaatacataaTATTGAAAGACATTGAAGGCCTTTTCCGTTTTGTTTGTAAAGTTGctgctttgggtttttcttctgtCTGAGCTAATTTCTCTGCACCTCTTCTACATCtgagaaatttaatttcagaaaaattataaataaaataatcccTGTATATAACTGGAGCATTCAGCAGCACAGATTTACGATGAGGGGGAGTTACATAAAGTGCCCTGTGGATATGCATGGTTTTGCAGCTTCAGGTTATTGCACCCTGGTTGGGATGGTCAGCCAACTGCTTTTCCAGACCCTGCTCGTGAAACAGAGTGACTGCAGAAGTGTTCCCTTTCCTGATGTGGCTGTAGGGAGTTCCTGTAGAGAGATCTGAGCATAGTAGTTCAGAGAAGCAATAAACTACAAAAGCTTGTTTGCGTTTGTATTTAATTTGATAATATCATCTAGGAGGAGATTCCACACAAAAATCTTCACCCTCAAGTGTAAATACAGTAGAAAATCATGAGTAAACAAAATTAGGAAATCAGAACGAAAACGGTTCAACAAACTCAGCTGCTTGCTACAGCAAACATTATTGACTACCTTTGTGCTTACAATTttgcaatttaaaattttgGCATTTCCTGATGgcagtttgcattttcttcccctttcagCTGAAAATGTGGCCAAGAAGTGGCAAgtcagcagaggggagcaaGACCAACTTGCTGTACAGTCACAAaacagggcagaggcagcacagaaagctgGCTATTTCACAAAAGAAATTGTTCCTGTTCTTGTACCTTCTAAAAAAGGTAGGTGTGAATGGATAATGAGAGCTGATTTTAAGGAAAAGAATCTATTTTCTGTTATGGTTTCTGTAATCAGTGGATGGTTTCCCGGATGGTTTCCCACTTACACAGCTTTTTTGTAAGCATGTGGCCTGTTGCTCtctttttcagctttcagtggttatattttaaataagagAGAAGCAATGCAAATGTGGAATATCTCAGTGTAGCTTTCTGCAAATAGTAATAGTGTGTTTATTGAAGATAGAATAACAACCTAGACAAAGCACTGACTTAACATAGGTTTAGATATGGTACCGAAATCagtggttttcattttcttaagaCTCCTGCTGCACCAAACTTAAAACAGTCATATTGATCTGGCAAACCTTGCCCACTTAGTAAAATACAGAGTGACAATAGTTAGGGTTACGAGTTAGTTATGTAGTCAGGTTACATATAATGGATATCCTTCTCTTTAGATTTGTGAGTGATAAAAACAGACCTATTACAATGCTTGAGCCAAAGTCTGTTTCTTGAGCAGGGGAATTCCCCAGCTCCTTGTGAGGTAGATGCAAAAACTGAATTTTCCAAAAAGATATCAAGAATTGGTTCTTCAACAATTCCATTGAAGAGACCCTGCAGAAAAAGTCCTGGCTTTAGGCTGGCTACAAACTATTACATGATACCAGTTTAGATGATAATATTCAATGACACTTGACTATTCTTTGTAACAAGATTACCAGAAGTATCATTTGACATATAGCCTTCTGCTGAAAGAGAAGGTATTGGGGTTAGGAACAGCAAGAGCAATACTGACTTTTGCATAACTAGACAGTATTTTAGCTGCTAGTGATCGTCTTAGAAAACCTGAGCTGTCTGCCCTGCTAGAAGGAGCTGGAGGGTTGCAGCTGTTTGTTAAACTGCCCTGAGTTGGCAGCTGTCTCCAGTGTAAGAATGCCTTGTTGGTTGAAAGGAATATAGTGTATATTCCCACTCAGCATGTTGGTTTTGCTGTCTTTCTGTTTGAGATGTGTCTGCATGATTAGACACTCTTGTGAGCATAATGCTGTTTTGCAGGTCCTATAGAAGTTAAAATAGATGAACACCCTCGACATGGGAGCAACCTGGAAACAATGTCAAAGTTAAAGCCCTGTTTCTTGACAGATGGAACTGGGACAGTAACAGCAGCTAATGCTTCAGGTTGGTCCATCTGACTTAAATGACATGGAAAAGAACAGTAGCTGCTTGTGGCTGAAGGCAGGGTCTCTGTGAGGGGTGGGGCTGCTGTGTGTTCACTGCTTTGCAGGAAATGGCAATGTGTTTGACATCGTAGGCTGAACTCCATTTGAGATGTGGTGGAGGATTTCTTTAGAGAGTtgtcttttgtt
This window contains:
- the ACAT2 gene encoding acetyl-CoA acetyltransferase, cytosolic, coding for MSADPVVFVSAARTAVGSFNGGLSSLPAHELGAAAIREVLRRAGLAPEEVSEVILGQVLTAGAGQNPVRQASVAAGIPYSVPAWSCQMICGSGLKAVCLAAQSILMGDSSVVVAGGMESMSKAPHVIHMRAGVKMGEASLQDTIILDGLTDAFYQYHMGITAENVAKKWQVSRGEQDQLAVQSQNRAEAAQKAGYFTKEIVPVLVPSKKGPIEVKIDEHPRHGSNLETMSKLKPCFLTDGTGTVTAANASGLNDGAAAVLLMKKSEAARRGLMPLARIVSWAQTGIDPSIMGVGPISAIRKAIDKAGWTLEQVDLFEINEAFASLSVAISKELKVNPEKINIQGGAIALGHPLGASGCRILVTLLYALERTGGKRGVAALCIGGGMGIAMCVER